The nucleotide sequence CCGCCGCGGGCACCCTCACCCTGCACCTGGCCGGTCATCACGAGCCCCTGCTCATCACTCCCGACGGCGCCCGTCAGGTGGCCGCGTCCCACGGGATCGCGCTCGGGGTCGCCCCCGGTCTGGGCAAGTGGCCGTCCACCACCCTCCGGCTGCCCGTGCGCGGCTCCCTCGTCGCCTACACCGACGGCCTCATCGAGGGCTTCGCGGACACCGGCGGCACCCGGCTCGGCGTGGAAGGCCTGCTGGGCATCATCGACACCATCGGGGCCACCGACCCGAGCGCCCACCTCGACCAGCTCATCGCCAGGACCCGCACGCTCAACGCCGACCGGCACACCGACGACCTGGCCGTGCTCCGCCTGGACTGGGACACGACGGCTCACGGGACCGGCGCCTGACACTCGGGCCGACGTGTCAACACCCCTTGCCGACAGGCATGATGGGGCCGTCGGCACCCTGCCACGGGGCGACCGGCGCCGTGAGGGGCTGCGAGAGATGGAGAGCGCGTGTCACGCCAGGTACTGACGGTCCGCCCCGACGGATCCGGCGGCTTCCGCACGATCGGTGAAGCGCTGGCGGGGGCGCGCAGCGGCGCGGTGATCAGCGTGGGGCCCGGGACCTACGAGGAGAATCTCGTCGTCGGCACCCGCGTGACCATCGTCGCCGAACAGTCGCGGGGGACGGTGGAGATACGCCCCCGGCGCGGCAGCGCGGTCAGCCTGCGCGCCGACGCGGTGATGCTCACCGACCTGGTGCTGCGCGGCCGGGACGAGGACCTGCCCGTCGTGGACGCGGTCCGCGGTCAGGCGGCACTGGAAGGCTGCGACGTGACCGGCTCCGCGTGGACGGCCGTCCTCGCCCGGGAGACCGGCTCGCTGGCCATGCGCGACTGCCGGATCAGCAACGGCACGGGGGCCGGGGTGGTCGTCACCTCGGCCGTGGAGAGCTCGCTCGAGTCCTGCACCGTGGAGCATCTGGGCACGTCCGGCGTGGTCATCGGCGAACGCGGCCGGGCCACGGTGCGCGGCTGCACCGTGCGCGACGCGCGGGCCAACGGGATCCTGGCCAACGGCGACGCCCAGGGGTCCGTCGAGGACTGCGACATCTCCTCCACCGACCAGCCGGCCGTGGCGCTGGAGGGCAGCAGCACCACCCGCGTGCTGCGCACGGTCGTCCACGACGTGGCGATCGGGGTGCTGGTGAGCAGTGCCTCCCGGACCGTGCTGGAGGACGTCAGGGTCACCGCGACCACCGGTCCGGCCTTCGTCGTGTCGCAGGGCAGCGACCCGCTGCTGCGCCGCTGCCGCACGGCCCGCACGACGGGCAACGGCCTGCTGGTCACCGACCGGGGGCGCGGCACCTACGAGGACTGCTGGCTGGACTCCTCCCAGGCGCCCGCGCTGCGGGTGACCGGCTCCGGCTCGCCGTCGCTGGCCTCGCTGACGGTGCGGGACTGCGCCGCCGCGGCCGCCCTGCTGCTGGAGGAGGAGTCCACCGCCGAGCTCGACCGCGTGGAGGTGATCGACGCCGCGGGCGCAGCGATCCGGATCGCGACCGGCGCCAACCCGATGATCCGCCGCGCCCGGATCAGCGGCGCGGGCGGCAACGGCGTCGAGGTCGTCAAGGACGGCCGGGGCCGGCTGGAGGACAGCGAGATCGCCCGGACCGGCGGGGCGGGCATCCAGGTGGAGAGCGCGGGCAATCTCTACGTCGGCGGCACCACCGTGCTCGCGCCGACCGCCGCAGGCCTGTCCGTGGGCGCGGACGGGACCGTCACGGCCCGCGACTGCGAGATCCGCGAGGCCGGCGCCGACGGCGTGGTCGTCGAGGCGGACGGCGAGCTGACCGGCGCCCGGCTCCAGGTCGTGGGCGCCCCGGAGTGCGGCGCGGTGATCCGGCAGGGCGGGCGGGCCGCGCTGAACGGGTGCACCCTGGCCGGCAGTGGCAAGGACGGGCTGCGAGTGGAGACCACCCTGCCGGTGTCCGTCGTCAACTGCACGGTCCGCGACAACGCGGGCAGCGGCCTGGTCCAGTCCCAGCCCGGCGACCGGCTGGCGGTCGAGGGCCTCACCTCCGGCGGCAACGGCCGTCGCGACGCCTGGGGATACGGCGACGCCGAGGGCACCGACCCGGCGGGCACCACGCCGGACGGCCCGGACGCGCCCGAGCAGAACGGTCCGCTCGCCGAACTGGAGGCGCTGATCGGACTGTCGAACGTGAAGCAGCAGGTCCGCACCCTCGTCAACCTCACTCAACTCGCCCAGCGCCGAGCGCAGTTGGGCATGCAGGCACCGCCGATGAGCCGCCATCTGGTGTTCTCCGGCCCGCCCGGCACCGGCAAGACCACCGTCGCCCGCCTCTACGGCACCGTCCTGGCCCAGCTGGGCGCGCTGCGCTCCGGGCACCTGGTCGAGGTCTCGCGCGCCGATCTGGTCGCGCAGGTCATCGGCGGCACCGCCATCAAGACCACCGAGACCTTCAACAGGGCTCTGGGCGGGGTGCTGTTCATCGACGAGGCCTACACCCTGACCGCCGACGGCGGGCGTTCGGGCCCCGACTTCGGACGGGAGGCCGTGGACACCCTGCTGAAGCTGATGGAGGACCACCGCGAGGACGTGGTG is from Streptomyces asoensis and encodes:
- a CDS encoding right-handed parallel beta-helix repeat-containing protein: MSRQVLTVRPDGSGGFRTIGEALAGARSGAVISVGPGTYEENLVVGTRVTIVAEQSRGTVEIRPRRGSAVSLRADAVMLTDLVLRGRDEDLPVVDAVRGQAALEGCDVTGSAWTAVLARETGSLAMRDCRISNGTGAGVVVTSAVESSLESCTVEHLGTSGVVIGERGRATVRGCTVRDARANGILANGDAQGSVEDCDISSTDQPAVALEGSSTTRVLRTVVHDVAIGVLVSSASRTVLEDVRVTATTGPAFVVSQGSDPLLRRCRTARTTGNGLLVTDRGRGTYEDCWLDSSQAPALRVTGSGSPSLASLTVRDCAAAAALLLEEESTAELDRVEVIDAAGAAIRIATGANPMIRRARISGAGGNGVEVVKDGRGRLEDSEIARTGGAGIQVESAGNLYVGGTTVLAPTAAGLSVGADGTVTARDCEIREAGADGVVVEADGELTGARLQVVGAPECGAVIRQGGRAALNGCTLAGSGKDGLRVETTLPVSVVNCTVRDNAGSGLVQSQPGDRLAVEGLTSGGNGRRDAWGYGDAEGTDPAGTTPDGPDAPEQNGPLAELEALIGLSNVKQQVRTLVNLTQLAQRRAQLGMQAPPMSRHLVFSGPPGTGKTTVARLYGTVLAQLGALRSGHLVEVSRADLVAQVIGGTAIKTTETFNRALGGVLFIDEAYTLTADGGRSGPDFGREAVDTLLKLMEDHREDVVVVAAGYSGEMQSFLNSNPGLASRFSRTVEFENYAVHELVAIVESMCARHQYELGEGAGAALAAHFERMPKDAAFGNGRAARQVFEEMVDRQAVRLAARPEVSERDLSLLLAEDTGAQVPAGPHGDADESGGGDPLARLGAMVGLAAVKRDVTDLVNLLSTARRREAAGLPSPRVSHHLVFTGPPGTGKTTVARLYGELLVSLGVLPQGQLVEVARADLVGRYVGHTAQLTREVFERARGGVLFVDEAYTLTPAGGSSGSDFGQEAVDTLLKLMEDHRDEVVVIVAGYTREMESFLASNPGLSSRFSRRVEFADYTSDELVTIVRMHADASGYECGPGVGALLRAYFDSLPRDRFFGNGRLARQVLESMMTRQAGRVSAMAAPGLDDLRLLLPDDVPGMRTPAGES